The Glycine soja cultivar W05 chromosome 8, ASM419377v2, whole genome shotgun sequence genome has a window encoding:
- the LOC114422926 gene encoding alpha N-terminal protein methyltransferase 1-like: MTACSCVPSFSLLSTRTLGLTASYYSSFSFPSYRKISCMDAAGLDSDGREFKTPDDMWREQAGDPSKKTQWYRDGVSYWEGVKANMDGVLGGFANVNEPDITCSEDFLNILFSERFHAADARHQPLVVLDCGSGIGRVTKNLLIRYFNEVDLLEPVSHFLETARETLALGCQTNSDMHKAVNFYCVPLQDFTPDTARYDVIWIQWCIGHLTDEDFVSFFKRAKVGLKPGGFFVLKENIARSGFVLDNEDRSVTRSDLYFKELFSRCGLHVYKSKDQKGFPEELFAVKMYALTTDPPKKAPRAKSKTSTNRPRTIM; encoded by the exons ATGACTGCGTGTAGTTGCgttccttctttttctctattGAGCACTCGCACTTTGGGACTCACTGCTTCGTActattcttctttctctttccccTCTTACCGGAAAATAAGCTGCATGGACGCCGCCGGCTTAGATTCCGATGGCCGTGAATTCAAAACccccgatgacatgtggaggGAACAGGCGGGTGACCCTAGCAAGAAGACCCAGTGGTATCGCGACGGCGTCTCCTACTGGGAG GGTGTTAAGGCAAATATGGATGGGGTATTGGGAGGGTTTGCAAATGTGAACGAGCCTGACATAACTTGCAGTGAGGATTTCTTGAACATTCTCTTCTCTGAACGTTTTCATGCTGCTGATGCCAGACACCAACCACTTGTTGTTCTTG ATTGTGGTTCTGGCATTGGCAGAGTCACCAAAAATCTGTTAATAAGATACTTCAATGAG GTTGATCTTCTGGAGCCAGTATCACATTTCTTAGAGACTGCACGTGAAACTTTGGCTCTAGGATGTCAGACAAATTCAGATATGCACAAAGCAGTTAATTTTTACTGTGTTCCTCTTCAG GATTTTACACCAGATACTGCAAGATATGATGTAATATGGATTCAATGGTGCATTGGTCATCTTACAGATGaagattttgtttcatttttcaagAGAGCCAAG GTTGGCCTCAAACCAGGTGGATTTTTTGTCCTGAAGGAGAATATTGCCAGATCTG GATTTGTGCTTGATAATGAAGACCGAAGTGTTACAAGATCTGATTTGTACTTCAAAGAGCTATTTTCTCGATGTGGATTGCATGTTTACAAATCAAAG GATCAGAAAGGATTCCCTGAAGAATTATTTGCTGTGAAGATGTATGCATTAACTACAGACCCTCCAAAGAAGGCTCCCCGAGCAAAATCCAAAACATCAACTAATAGACCTAGAACTATTATGTGA
- the LOC114423864 gene encoding DNA polymerase delta subunit 4-like, whose amino-acid sequence MALVSGNMKGFYRQKKTIATKKSPILSPAIISLGGKPDLEDEHKESEVVLRQFDLNMAYGPCLGMTRLARWERAQRLDLNPPQEIERLLKSGKVPTESLWDGRI is encoded by the exons ATGGCATTAGTGTCCGGAAACATGAAGGGTTTTTACCGACAGAAAAAAACCATCGCCACCAAAAAATCTCCGATTCTCTCCCCGGCCATCATCTCCCTCGGCGGAAAACCCGACCTAGAAG ATGAGCACAAGGAGAGCGAGGTGGTGCTGCGGCAATTCGACCTGAACATGGCGTACGGGCCTTGCCTCGGGATGACGAGGCTCGCACGGTGGGAGCGCGCACAGAGGCTCGACTTGAACCCTCCGCAGGAAATCGAGAGGCTTTTGAAGAGTGGGAAGGTTCCGACCGAGTCCTTGTGGGATGGTCGCATTTAG
- the LOC114424762 gene encoding alpha N-terminal protein methyltransferase 1-like: MTACSCVPSFSLLSTRTLGLTASYYSSFSFPSYRKISCMDAAGLDSDGREFKTPDDMWREQAGDPSKKTQWYRDGVSYWEGVKANMDGVLGGFANVNEPDITCSEDFLNILFSERFHAANARTTI; this comes from the exons ATGACTGCGTGTAGTTGCgttccttctttttctctattGAGCACTCGCACTTTGGGACTCACTGCTTCGTActattcttctttctctttccccTCTTACCGGAAAATAAGCTGCATGGACGCCGCCGGCTTAGATTCCGATGGCCGTGAATTCAAAACccccgatgacatgtggaggGAACAGGCGGGTGACCCTAGCAAGAAGACCCAGTGGTATCGCGACGGCGTCTCCTACTGGGAG GGTGTTAAGGCAAATATGGATGGGGTATTGGGAGGGTTTGCAAATGTGAACGAGCCTGACATAACTTGCAGTGAGGATTTCTTGAACATTCTCTTCTCTGAACGTTTTCATGCTGCCAATGCCAGAACCACAATCTGA
- the LOC114421445 gene encoding E3 ubiquitin-protein ligase SINA-like 10 — MVKISLGGYDDGEGPSNRTHKRRREDDDDDDEEEQQQQRSFEMVDPSIGTQENEDHAAPSNDGSNSNGNGAGTSTRDRSVPIFVSDPDVLDCCICYEPLTSPVFQCENGHIACSICCVRLSNKCPMCSMPIGYNRCRAIEKVLECIKMSCPNANYGCKETLSYSKKNEHEKECIYLPCSCPFTGCDFVASSKELFLHFSHRHVGSGTQFTYDKFFTVFLSINQRTVVLKEKSDGNLFVVHNNLEHLGNIVRISCIGPKSTTEFQYEVLARHQGNALILQSFTKIVQGQYTDAPSSTFLLIPSCLFGSPHLKLDIRIKSHH, encoded by the exons ATGGTGAAAATCTCACTTGGTGGATACGATGATGGGGAAGGACCCAGCAACCGAACTCATAAGCGGCGCAGggaagatgatgatgacgacgacgaagaagagcaacaacaacaacgaagCTTTGAGATGGTGGACCCTTCAATAGGAACTCAAGAGAACGAAGATCACGCTGCTCCATCCAATGATGGATCGAATTCTAACGGAAATGGGGCTGGAACCAGTACCCGGGATAGGTCCGTTCCTATCTTCGTTTCCGACCCTGATGTCCTTGATTGCTGCATTTGCTATGAACCCTTGACTTCCCCTGTGTTCCAG TGTGAGAATGGACATATTGCTTGCTCTATTTGCTGTGTGAGACTCAGTAACAAGTGTCCCATGTGTTCAATGCCCATTGGGTATAACCGTTGCCGGGCTATTGAGAAGGTCTTGGAGTGTATTAAAATGTCATGCCCGAATGCAAATTATGGCTGCAAAGAGACACTTAGTTACAGCAAGAAAAACGAACATGAGAAGGAATGCATCTATCTGCCATGCTCATGCCCTTTTACTGGTTGTGATTTTGTTGCCTCATCCAAGGAGTTATTCCTCCACTTTAGCCATAGACATGTAGGCTCTGGAACACAGTTTACATATGATAAATTTTTCACTGTCTTCTTAAGTATTAACCAGAGAACAGTTGTTCTTAAAGAGAAAAGTGATGGTAATCTGTTCGTTGTTCACAATAACCTCGAGCATCTGGGGAACATAGTCCGCATTAGCTGCATTGGTCCCAAGTCCACGACAGAGTTTCAGTATGAAGTCTTGGCTAGGCATCAAGGAAACGCTTTGATTCTACAATCTTTTACCAAGATTGTGCAAGGGCAATATACTGATGCTCCATCTAGTACGTTCCTTTTGATTCCGTCTTGTTTGTTTGGCTCTCCACATCTGAAACTGGATATTCGCATAAAGTCACACCATTAA
- the LOC114422098 gene encoding protein ACCELERATED CELL DEATH 6-like, with protein sequence MKGDFQELSNEQNLESLLTPNKNTVLHIHLTSTTSQTVSEEFVTKILKECGCLVLLPNAKRETVLHIAARYGHSNIAKLLLEHVKAFPPSDIEKGIGAEKKFMRATNNEKDTALHEAVRYHHIEVVKTLLEMDPDYSYDANNADETPLYLASQRQNQQVVAEILNKMKSPAYGGPNNRTALHAAVINQDIVMARDLVKNKHVRKAVKHADKEGWIPLHYAVKTGNLGLTKLLLAQDGNTAYMQDNEGMTALHIAAYDGDWLIMDMIIEYYPDCSEIVDKKGLNVLHYAVNGGSGTTVDIIMENLSLSNLYSEKDFDGNTPIHHLTNSNLMCESFVFHRRVDKLAVNKEAQTALDVAYCKIEDSDQSDFSSISITEDQIRLLKSARSKQSQRLDQKSKNGQEKTQRVVLTKEAKETHLLVATLIATVSFAAGITVPGGTIQDGENKGSPVLVQSSFFKAFMVSNTISMVLAATAVSIYLFTPVTRDKRKENAFSKTALVFTLIALAAMIIAFITGTYVILESSRVIAVAIFLIGLSSFMLAYYVVAFWHGYGKPLPPTCGIYLK encoded by the exons ATGAAAGGCGACTTCCAAGAACTCTCCAATGAACAGAATTTGGAGAGTCTGCTCACCCCAAACAAAAACACCGTCCTTCATATACACTTGACTTCTACAACAAGTCAAACAGTTTCAGAAGAATTTGTGACTAAGATTCTTAAGGAGTGTGGATGTCTAGTTCTACTCCCTAACGCCAAGAGAGAAACAGTCCTTCACATCGCCGCAAGGTATGGACACTCCAATATCGCTAAATTATTGCTTGAACATGTCAAAGCTTTTCCACCTTCAGATATTGAGAAAGGTATTGGAGCagaaaagaagtttatgagGGCCACAAATAATGAGAAGGACACTGCATTGCATGAGGCTGTGCGCTATCATCACATTGAAGTAGTGAAGACCTTGTTAGAAATGGATCCTGATTACTCCTATGATGCAAATAATGCCGATGAGACTCCGCTTTATCTGGCATCACAACGACAAAATCAGCAAGTGGTGGCTGAGAtattaaacaaaatgaaatcacCGGCATATGGTGGCCCCAATAATAGAACAGCATTGCATGCTGCTGTGATTAACCAAGATATAG TAATGGCAAGAGATCTTGTGAAGAATAAACATGTGAGAAAGGCTGTGAAACATGCGGACAAGGAAGGTTGGATTCCTCTTCATTATGCTGTGAAAACAGGGAATTTAGGTTTGACGAAGTTGCTGCTTGCACAAGATGGGAACACAGCATACATGCAAGATAATGAGGGCATGACAGCTCTTCACATCGCTGCTTATGATGGTGATTGGCTTATTATGGACATGATAATAGAATACTATCCAGATTGTTCTGAGATAGTGGATAAAAAAGGCTTGAATGTTCTTCATTATGCTGTCAATGGGGGGAGTGGAACTACAGTGGATATAATCATGGAGAACCTATCGCTAAGCAACCTTTACAGTGAGAAAGACTTTGATGGAAACACACCCATTCATCACCTCACCAATTCCAACCTTATGTGTGAGAGTTTTGTATTTCACCGCAGAGTTGACAAGCTGGCCGTCAACAAGGAAGCTCAAACAGCTCTTGATGTTGCCTATTGTAAGATTGAAGATTCAGATCAATCAGATTTTAGTAGCATATCGATAACAGAG GACCAAATAAGGTTATTAAAATCGGCTAGATCAAAACAAAGTCAGCGACTAGATCAAAAATCAAAGAACGGGCAAGAAAAGACTCAAAGGGTAGTGTTAACTAAGGAAGCAAAGGAGACTCATCTTTTAGTGGCCACACTCATTGCAACCGTAAGTTTTGCAGCTGGGATTACTGTACCAGGAGGTACCATACAAGATGGTGAAAATAAAGGTAGCCCAGTTTTGGTGCAAAGTAGTTTTTTCAAAGCATTCATGGTATCAAACACCATATCAATGGTTCTGGCCGCTACTGCAGTTTCTATATATCTTTTCACGCCAGTGACTAGAGAtaaaaggaaggaaaatgcTTTCTCTAAAACAGCCCTCGTATTCACTTTGATCGCCTTAGCAGCAATGATCATTGCATTCATTACAGGCACGTATGTCATATTGGAATCATCCCGAGTAATTGCTGTTGCAATTTTCCTTATTGGGTTATCCTCTTTTATGTTAGCATACTATGTAGTGGCCTTTTGGCATGGGTATGGCAAGCCACTTCCGCCAACTTGTGGTATCTATCTTAagtag